A single Sphingopyxis chilensis DNA region contains:
- a CDS encoding efflux transporter outer membrane subunit, which yields MRNLIALAAATALAGCVNMAPKHERPPLSTAADYPAEFAGDVTLGQRATEVAWRDFFADPQLKVLIEQAIGRNRDLAVAVAQIEEARGLYRIQDADRLPTVGASADATRSRSQLVPGTGAATINRYSVGVGVTSFELDFWGRVKNLSEAARSQYLATEQAERAFRLALVRDVASTYFSARGAEEQIELAEATVTSRKEGLRIAKRRLDAGVTSALDYRQSETLLTQAETQLASLKLGKAQADNFLAVLTGGPVAGPLPAPLPLVAQAQSPTLTAGLPSDLLVARPDVVAAEEQLRAARANVGAARAAFFPSISLTGNLGFSSLSLDNLFSDDSMTWSFGPSISLPIFDFGRNKGNLTVAEARENIAVATYERTVQGAFREVADALAGRRYLAEQVDAQERGTLATRQIADLARKRYREGVSTYLEVLDAERNLFASEQTLIELRRAQVDNLVTLYVALGGGLVESR from the coding sequence ATGCGTAACCTGATCGCGCTCGCCGCGGCGACGGCGCTTGCCGGATGCGTCAACATGGCTCCGAAGCACGAGCGGCCGCCGCTGTCGACCGCCGCCGACTATCCGGCCGAATTCGCGGGCGACGTGACGCTGGGACAGCGCGCGACCGAGGTCGCGTGGCGCGACTTCTTCGCCGACCCGCAGCTCAAGGTGCTGATCGAACAGGCGATCGGGCGCAACCGCGACCTTGCCGTCGCGGTCGCGCAGATCGAGGAAGCGCGTGGCCTCTATCGCATTCAGGACGCCGATCGCCTGCCGACGGTGGGCGCGAGCGCCGACGCGACGCGGTCGCGCAGCCAGCTGGTTCCGGGCACGGGCGCTGCGACGATCAACCGCTATTCGGTCGGCGTCGGCGTGACCTCGTTCGAGCTCGACTTCTGGGGCCGGGTCAAGAATCTGTCCGAAGCCGCGCGCAGCCAGTATCTCGCGACAGAGCAGGCCGAGCGCGCCTTCCGCCTCGCGCTCGTCCGCGACGTTGCCTCGACCTATTTCTCCGCACGCGGCGCCGAGGAGCAGATCGAGCTTGCCGAGGCGACGGTGACAAGCCGCAAGGAAGGGCTGCGGATCGCCAAACGCCGCCTTGACGCCGGGGTGACCTCCGCGCTCGACTATCGCCAGTCGGAAACGTTGCTGACGCAGGCCGAGACGCAGCTTGCGAGCCTGAAGCTCGGCAAGGCACAGGCCGATAATTTCCTCGCCGTGCTCACCGGTGGCCCGGTAGCCGGCCCCCTGCCCGCGCCGCTGCCGCTCGTCGCGCAGGCGCAGTCACCGACGCTGACCGCAGGCCTGCCGTCGGACCTGCTCGTCGCGCGCCCCGACGTGGTCGCGGCCGAAGAACAACTGCGCGCCGCTCGCGCCAATGTCGGCGCCGCGCGCGCCGCCTTCTTCCCCTCGATCTCGCTGACGGGCAATCTCGGCTTTTCGTCGCTGTCGCTCGACAATCTTTTCAGCGACGACAGCATGACGTGGAGCTTCGGCCCGTCGATCAGCCTGCCGATCTTCGACTTCGGGCGCAACAAGGGCAATCTGACCGTCGCCGAAGCGCGCGAGAATATCGCGGTCGCCACCTATGAGCGCACGGTGCAAGGCGCCTTTCGCGAAGTCGCCGACGCGCTCGCCGGGCGCCGCTACCTCGCCGAACAGGTCGATGCGCAGGAGCGCGGCACGCTTGCGACGCGGCAGATCGCCGATCTGGCGCGCAAAAGATATCGCGAAGGCGTTTCGACATATCTCGAAGTGCTCGACGCCGAGCGCAATCTGTTCGCGTCCGAACAGACGCTGATCGAACTGCGCCGCGCGCAGGTCGACAATCTGGTCACGCTCTACGTCGCGCTCGGCGGCGGGCTGGTCGAGAGCCGGTAA
- a CDS encoding transglycosylase domain-containing protein: protein MTWFRKPDGPDPTLAVGPGAPFAEMVPPPPPPLPETRRGKWVRRIARGFVVFFAFFLLLVGWLALTAPLSKSLEPIAPPQITLLASDGTPIARTGAIVDAPVEAKKLPKHVTGAFLAIEDRRFYSHWGIDPRSIARAVWSNVTGGRTQGGSTITQQLAKFTFLTPKRTLGRKAREALIAFWLEAWLTKDEILERYLSNAYFGDNTYGLRAASLHYFYRHPEKLTPAQAAMLAGLVQAPSRLAPTRNPDLAEKRMKLVLNAMVDTGYMTEREAGAIRTPRIDVRTRNTLPTGTYFADWALPEARKLSDVGYSRQTITTTLDARLQSIARRVTGRAGLGKAQVALVAMRPNGEVVAMIGGKDYAASPFNRATQARRQPGSTFKLFVYLAALEAGWEPDDRIDNSVIETGSYRPKNSGGAYSKDISLEDAFASSSNVAAVRLFGEVGDEKVIAMARDLGVTAPMAKGDPSLALGTSSMTLIELTAAYAAVAANSYPVEPHAFKEQEKGWLENLVWGPSRFGAGEHEDIEKMLRAAVNRGTGRAARLPQANYGKTGTTQDNRDALFVGYANDLVVGVWIGNDDNTPLRGISGGGLPARIWRDFMTEASGRQAAPRPRRADPAGPVEPLDIPDIGDIPVGDRTRVGIEGGDAVISTEINGSRIDLRLPIQDRASEPVEAEPPPAAPTPP from the coding sequence ATGACCTGGTTTCGTAAACCCGATGGCCCCGACCCCACCCTTGCGGTGGGGCCGGGCGCACCCTTTGCCGAAATGGTGCCGCCTCCGCCGCCGCCCCTTCCCGAAACGCGGCGGGGCAAATGGGTGCGCCGCATCGCGCGCGGTTTCGTTGTGTTCTTCGCCTTTTTCCTCCTGCTCGTCGGCTGGCTCGCCCTCACCGCGCCGCTGTCGAAATCGCTCGAGCCGATCGCGCCGCCGCAGATCACCCTGCTCGCCTCCGATGGCACGCCGATCGCGCGCACCGGCGCGATCGTCGACGCGCCGGTCGAGGCGAAGAAGCTGCCCAAACATGTCACCGGCGCCTTCCTCGCGATCGAGGACCGGCGCTTTTACAGCCATTGGGGTATCGACCCGCGCAGCATCGCGCGCGCGGTATGGAGCAACGTCACCGGCGGGCGGACGCAGGGCGGCAGCACGATCACCCAGCAGCTCGCGAAATTCACCTTTCTGACGCCGAAGCGCACGCTGGGCCGCAAGGCGCGCGAGGCGCTGATCGCTTTCTGGCTCGAAGCCTGGCTGACCAAGGACGAGATTCTCGAACGTTATCTGTCGAACGCCTATTTCGGCGACAATACTTATGGCCTGCGTGCCGCCTCGCTCCACTATTTCTACCGGCATCCTGAAAAGCTGACCCCCGCGCAGGCGGCGATGCTCGCAGGGCTGGTGCAGGCGCCGTCGCGCCTCGCGCCGACGCGCAACCCCGATCTCGCCGAAAAGCGCATGAAGCTGGTCCTGAATGCGATGGTCGACACCGGCTATATGACCGAGCGCGAGGCCGGGGCGATCCGCACCCCGCGGATCGACGTGCGCACCCGCAACACGTTGCCGACCGGCACCTATTTCGCCGACTGGGCGCTGCCCGAGGCGCGCAAATTGAGCGACGTCGGCTATTCGCGCCAGACAATCACGACAACGCTCGACGCGCGGCTGCAATCGATCGCGCGCCGCGTGACGGGCCGCGCGGGGCTCGGCAAGGCGCAGGTCGCGCTTGTCGCGATGCGCCCGAATGGAGAGGTTGTCGCGATGATCGGCGGCAAGGATTATGCCGCCTCGCCCTTCAACCGCGCGACGCAGGCGCGGCGTCAGCCGGGTTCGACCTTCAAGCTTTTCGTCTATCTCGCGGCGCTTGAGGCCGGCTGGGAACCCGATGACCGGATCGACAACAGCGTGATCGAAACCGGCTCCTATCGTCCCAAAAATTCGGGCGGTGCCTATTCGAAGGACATCAGCCTCGAAGACGCCTTCGCCTCGTCGAGCAATGTCGCCGCGGTGCGTCTGTTCGGCGAAGTGGGCGACGAGAAGGTGATCGCGATGGCGCGCGACCTTGGCGTCACCGCGCCGATGGCGAAGGGGGACCCCAGCCTCGCGCTCGGCACGTCGAGCATGACCTTGATCGAACTCACCGCCGCCTATGCCGCGGTCGCGGCGAACAGCTATCCGGTCGAACCCCACGCATTCAAGGAACAGGAAAAGGGATGGTTGGAAAATCTGGTCTGGGGACCGTCGCGTTTCGGCGCTGGCGAGCATGAGGATATCGAGAAAATGCTGCGCGCCGCGGTCAATCGCGGGACCGGCCGCGCCGCGCGGCTGCCGCAAGCCAATTATGGCAAGACCGGCACGACGCAGGACAATCGTGACGCCCTGTTTGTCGGTTATGCGAACGACCTCGTCGTCGGCGTGTGGATCGGCAACGACGACAATACGCCGCTTCGGGGCATATCGGGCGGCGGCCTGCCCGCGCGCATCTGGCGTGATTTCATGACCGAGGCATCGGGCCGGCAGGCGGCGCCGCGACCCCGGCGCGCCGACCCGGCGGGTCCGGTCGAACCGCTCGACATTCCCGACATCGGCGACATTCCCGTCGGCGACCGGACGCGCGTCGGGATCGAGGGCGGCGATGCGGTGATTTCGACCGAGATCAATGGCAGCCGCATCGACCTCAGGCTGCCGATCCAGGACCGGGCGTCCGAACCGGTCGAGGCGGAACCGCCGCCGGCGGCGCCGACGCCTCCCTAG
- a CDS encoding DNA alkylation repair protein, translated as MTAETPALLKDILGLRALETIADAGSGVSPRFDREAFLGAASDGLDALSIMERVRHIADALHPALPGDHAARLDVLRAMAPRLTHGFQAIAITEYVARHGLADFDASMDALADLTRFGSAEFAIRPFLVADSARALATMTRWTGSDDDHVRRLASEGARPRLPWAARVPALKADPTLAAPILEALKADPSAYVRKSVANHLNDIAKDRPDWLLARLNDWPQGDARTAWIVRHALRTLIKKGDPGALALIGVGHGAAVSVRDFVIVPATVRLGDRIAISAEILSDSPDDQRLVVDYRVHYARAGGKTAPKVFKLKTFALAGRDTATLAIGQTIRDFSTRRHHPERHEVELIVNGRTLATAAFDLLPG; from the coding sequence GTGACCGCCGAAACCCCGGCCCTGCTCAAGGATATTCTGGGGCTCCGGGCGCTGGAGACGATCGCTGACGCGGGTTCCGGGGTCTCTCCGCGCTTCGACCGTGAGGCGTTTCTGGGCGCGGCGTCCGATGGGCTCGACGCGCTGTCGATCATGGAACGCGTGCGCCATATCGCCGACGCGCTCCATCCCGCGTTGCCCGGCGACCATGCGGCGCGTCTCGATGTCCTTCGGGCGATGGCACCGCGATTGACCCACGGGTTTCAGGCGATCGCGATCACCGAATATGTGGCGCGCCACGGTCTTGCCGATTTCGATGCGTCGATGGATGCGCTCGCGGACCTGACGCGCTTCGGCTCCGCCGAATTCGCGATCCGCCCCTTTCTGGTGGCCGATAGTGCCCGCGCGCTGGCGACGATGACCCGCTGGACCGGCAGCGACGACGATCATGTGCGCCGGCTCGCGAGCGAGGGCGCGCGGCCGCGACTGCCGTGGGCAGCGCGCGTGCCGGCGCTCAAGGCCGATCCGACGCTGGCGGCGCCGATCCTCGAGGCGCTGAAGGCCGATCCCAGCGCCTATGTCCGCAAATCGGTCGCCAACCATTTGAACGACATCGCCAAGGACCGGCCCGACTGGTTGTTGGCGCGACTGAACGATTGGCCGCAGGGCGACGCGCGCACGGCGTGGATCGTTCGCCACGCGCTGCGCACGCTGATCAAGAAAGGCGACCCCGGCGCGCTCGCGCTGATCGGCGTCGGCCATGGCGCGGCGGTCAGCGTGCGCGATTTCGTCATCGTACCGGCAACGGTGCGCCTCGGCGACCGGATCGCGATCAGCGCCGAGATCCTGTCGGATTCGCCCGACGATCAGCGACTGGTCGTTGATTACCGCGTCCACTACGCCCGCGCGGGGGGCAAGACCGCGCCCAAAGTGTTCAAACTGAAAACATTCGCGCTTGCCGGACGCGATACCGCCACCCTCGCCATCGGCCAGACGATCCGCGATTTCAGTACGCGGCGCCATCATCCGGAGCGCCATGAAGTCGAGTTGATCGTCAACGGGCGGACGTTGGCGACCGCGGCATTCGACCTGTTGCCCGGCTGA
- a CDS encoding DUF4886 domain-containing protein, translating into MSGAVLLTLAGCAPGQAVASTAPHGETAGQAISSEPKAAPKTILFIGNSFTQGAHSAARNWRAGSVADLNQAGYGGVPALFKLFTEQAGLDYEVSLETQGGKSLGFHYDERRQRFDRAWDVVVLQEYSTLDRERPGDPAEYIRNVGRLAALFKARNPAVDIRLAATWSRADQAYKPKGHWYGKPVSTMAEDLRAAADRARSANPAVAGVLPVGQAWNRAMTTGVADPNPYDGIGYGQLDLWAYDHYHASVAGYYLSALVTFGAVTGIDPTTLGPKEKGADELGLSDAQAAALQRVARDTLAGAP; encoded by the coding sequence ATGTCGGGAGCGGTGCTGCTGACGCTGGCAGGGTGCGCGCCCGGCCAGGCGGTCGCCAGCACCGCCCCGCATGGTGAAACCGCCGGGCAGGCGATATCGTCCGAGCCCAAGGCCGCGCCGAAAACGATCCTCTTCATCGGCAACAGCTTTACCCAGGGCGCGCATTCGGCGGCGCGCAACTGGCGCGCGGGGTCGGTCGCTGACCTCAACCAGGCGGGCTATGGCGGCGTGCCCGCGCTGTTCAAGCTGTTCACCGAGCAGGCGGGGCTCGACTATGAGGTCAGCCTCGAGACGCAAGGCGGCAAGTCGCTCGGCTTTCATTATGACGAGCGGCGCCAGCGTTTCGACCGCGCGTGGGACGTGGTGGTGCTACAGGAATATAGCACGCTCGACCGCGAGCGGCCCGGCGACCCCGCTGAATATATCCGCAACGTCGGCCGCCTTGCGGCGCTGTTCAAAGCGCGCAATCCGGCAGTCGATATCCGCCTCGCCGCGACCTGGTCGCGCGCCGACCAGGCCTACAAGCCCAAGGGCCATTGGTACGGCAAGCCGGTGTCGACGATGGCCGAAGACCTTCGTGCCGCCGCCGATCGCGCGCGATCCGCCAACCCCGCAGTGGCGGGCGTACTGCCGGTCGGGCAGGCGTGGAACCGCGCGATGACGACGGGGGTCGCCGACCCCAATCCCTATGACGGGATCGGCTATGGCCAGCTCGACCTCTGGGCCTACGACCATTATCACGCGAGCGTCGCGGGCTATTATCTCTCGGCGCTCGTTACTTTCGGTGCGGTCACCGGTATCGACCCGACCACGCTCGGCCCGAAGGAAAAGGGCGCCGACGAGCTTGGCCTTTCGGACGCGCAGGCCGCGGCGCTGCAACGCGTCGCGCGCGATACGCTCGCAGGCGCCCCATAG
- a CDS encoding DUF421 domain-containing protein, whose translation MDIVLRATVMFFVLFLLIRLLGKRELGQMTPFEFVVLVVLGDLIQQGVTHNDFSLTGATLAICTFAFWALVLSWTAYLVPRAKNLLEGTPRVIVRDGRIVTENLRRDRLTRDEILSEMRLAGIGRLADVAWAILEPQGKMSFIKKDEGDARQRDRDDPAD comes from the coding sequence ATGGATATCGTCCTGCGCGCCACGGTGATGTTCTTCGTCTTGTTCCTCCTGATCCGCCTGCTCGGCAAGCGCGAGCTTGGCCAGATGACGCCGTTCGAATTCGTCGTGCTCGTCGTGCTCGGTGACCTGATCCAGCAGGGCGTGACGCACAATGATTTCAGCCTGACCGGCGCAACGCTCGCCATCTGCACCTTTGCCTTCTGGGCGCTGGTTCTCAGCTGGACCGCCTATCTAGTCCCGCGCGCGAAGAATCTGCTCGAAGGGACGCCGCGGGTGATCGTGCGCGATGGCCGGATCGTAACCGAAAACCTGCGCCGCGACCGGCTGACGCGCGACGAAATCCTCTCCGAAATGCGGCTCGCCGGCATCGGGCGACTCGCCGACGTCGCCTGGGCGATCCTGGAGCCGCAGGGCAAGATGAGCTTCATCAAGAAGGATGAGGGCGACGCGCGGCAACGGGATCGCGACGATCCCGCCGACTGA